A region from the Pelobates fuscus isolate aPelFus1 chromosome 1, aPelFus1.pri, whole genome shotgun sequence genome encodes:
- the MTMR2 gene encoding myotubularin-related protein 2, whose translation MEELLLLPGEIVKDMAKDVAYICPFTGAIRGSFTVTNYRLYFKSLERDHRLVLDAPLGVISRIEKIGGASSRGENSHGVEIVCKDMRNIRFAFKPDGRVRKSVFESLVKYAFPLNHSLPLFAFDYKEVFPENGWKVYDPIMEYRRQGIPNESWRISKINERYDLCDTYPAILVVPVNISDEELRRVSAFRARDRVPVLSWIHPESQAAIIRCSQPMVGVNGKRSKEDEKYLQSIMDANAHSHKIFIFDARPSVNAVANKAKGGGFESEDAYQNAELVFLDIHNIHVMRESQRKLKEISYPIIQESNWLSNLESTHWLEHIKLILAGALRIADKLESGKTSVVVHCSDGWDRTAQLTSLAMLMLDGYFRTIRGFEVLVEKEWISFGHQFRLRVGHGDKNHADADKSPVFLQFIDCVWQMTRQFPNAFEFNEHFLITILDHLYSCLFGTFLCNSEQEKIIEGLQQESASLWSFINSQLEDFTNPLYVNYSNHVLYPVASTRHLELWAGYYIRWNPGTKPPDAFNNRCKDLLAKRAELQKKLEELQREISNRSTSSSDRGSSPQSIAPVQTVV comes from the exons ATGGAGGAATTGCTACTGCTACCGGGAGAAATTGTTAAAGACATGG CCAAAGATGTTGCTTACATCTGTCCATTCACTGGAGCTATTCGGGGAAGTTTCACTGTCACAAACTACAGGCTATATTTCAAAAGCTTGGAAAGG GATCATCGTTTAGTTTTAGATGCCCCTCTTGGAGTTATCAGCAGAATAGAAAAAATTGGTGGAGCCTCCAGTCGTGGAGAGAATTCCCATGGTGTCGAAATTGTGTGTAAG GATATGCGAAACATACGTTTTGCTTTCAAACCAGATGGACGTGTTCGCAAATCTGTCTTTGAGTCCCTCGTGAAATATGCCTTTCCATTAAATCATAGTTTG CCTCTCTTTGCTTTTGATTACAAAGAAGTATTCCCTGAGAATGGTTGGAAGGTTTATGATCCCATCATGGAATACAGACGGCAG ggcATTCCTAATGAAAGTTGGCGAATTTCAAAAATAAATGAGCGGTATGATCTGTGCGACACATATCCAGCTATTTTGGTTGTTCCTGTAAATATTTCTGATGAGGAACTAAGAAGGGTATCTGCATTCCGAGCCAGAGATCGAGTACCA GTGCTCTCGTGGATTCACCCAGAAAGTCAGGCTGCTATAATTCGATGTAGCCAACCCATGGTTGGAGTCAATGGAAAAAGGAGCAAGGAAGATGAAAAGTACTTACAGTCAATCATGGATGCCAATGCTCACTCtcacaaaatatttatatttgatgCAAGGCCTAGTGTCAATGCTGTGGCGAATAAG GCCAAAGGTGGAGGGTTTGAAAGTGAGGATGCATATCAGAATGCAGAGCTGGTCTTCCTGGACATCCACAATATCCATGTAATGAGGGAGTCTCAAAGGAAACTGAAAGAGATTTCTTACCCGATAATTCAGGAATCAAACTGGCTTTCCAACTTGGAGTCCACTCACTGGTTAGAACATATCAAG CTCATCCTTGCCGGTGCCTTGCGGATTGCTGACAAATTGGAGTCGGGTAAAACGTCTGTTGTTGTACACTGCAGTGATGGATGGGATCGCACTGCGCAGCTGACATCACTGGCCATGCTTATGCTCGATGGCTACTTTAGGACTATTAGGGGGTTTGAAGTCCTAGTGGAGAAGGAGTGGATTAGTTTTGGGCACCAGTTCCGTCTT AGAGTTGGTCACGGAGATAAAAACCACGCTGATGCAGACAAGTCCCCAGTATTCTTACAGTTTATCGACTGTGTCTGGCAGATGACTAGGCAG TTCCCGAATGCCTTTGAATTCAATGAACATTTTCTTATAACGATTTTGGATCACCTCTACAGCTGTCTGTTTGGAACCTTTCTCTGTAACAGCGAACAGGAGAAGATAATAGAG ggtctCCAGCAAGAGTCAGCGTCCCTGTGGTCTTTCATTAACAGCCAACTTGAAGATTTTACCAATCCGCTGTATGTGAACTACTCTAATCATGTCTTGTACCCGGTGGCCAGCACAAGACACCTGGAGCTGTGGGCTGGATACTACATACGGTGGAACCCAGGAACAAAGCCACCG GATGCCTTCAACAACCGCTGTAAAGATCTACTGGCAAAGCGTGCTGAGCTCCAGAAAAAATTGGAAGAACTTCAGAGAGAGATCAGCAATCGGTCTACCTCTTCATCAGACAGGGGTAGCTCTCCGCAGTCCATCGCCCCTGTGCAGACTGTTGTCTAA